One genomic segment of Amycolatopsis sp. WQ 127309 includes these proteins:
- a CDS encoding shikimate kinase yields MSPRAVIVGPPGSGKSTVGPLLAETLGLVFRDSDADIVARTGRSISDIFAEDGEAAFRALEEEAVTTALAEHSGVLSLGGGAPLTPGTRARLAAHTVVFLNVGLAAGVQRTGLSSARPLLAGVNPRATFKKLLDERVPVYREVATVEVVTDDRTPAEIVADLAAGLVVPAEAKE; encoded by the coding sequence GTGAGCCCGCGCGCGGTCATCGTCGGTCCGCCGGGCTCGGGCAAGAGCACCGTCGGGCCGCTGCTGGCGGAGACGCTCGGCCTGGTCTTCCGCGACAGTGACGCCGACATCGTCGCCCGCACCGGGCGCAGCATCTCCGACATCTTCGCCGAAGACGGCGAAGCCGCTTTCCGTGCGCTGGAAGAGGAAGCGGTCACCACCGCACTGGCGGAGCACAGCGGAGTGCTCTCGCTCGGCGGCGGCGCGCCACTCACCCCGGGCACCCGCGCCCGGCTGGCCGCGCACACCGTCGTGTTCCTCAACGTCGGCCTCGCCGCCGGGGTGCAGCGCACCGGGCTGTCGAGCGCGCGGCCGCTGCTGGCCGGGGTGAACCCCCGCGCCACGTTCAAGAAACTGCTCGACGAGCGCGTGCCGGTCTACCGCGAGGTCGCCACCGTCGAGGTCGTCACCGACGACCGGACCCCCGCCGAGATCGTCGCGGACCTCGCCGCGGGGCTCGTCGTCCCCGCCGAAGCCAAGGAGTGA
- the aroB gene encoding 3-dehydroquinate synthase produces MSEPVRITVATARPYDVVVGRGLLGELTAQLADASKIALIHPPTLTTTAEAIREELVAAGLDAHRVEIPDAEDGKALTVASFCWEVLGRMGLDRRGVVVGLGGGAVTDLAGFVAGTWMRGVRLVNVPTTLLGMVDAAVGGKTGINTEAGKNLVGVFHEPSAVFVDLATLETLPPNELVAGMAEVVKTGFIADPRILELIEADPAAALDATGDVLAELVRRSIQVKADVVAADLRESDLREILNYGHTLGHAIERRERYRWRHGAAVSVGLVFAAELARLAGRLDDATAERHAAVLKLLGLPTTYDADALSQLLETMKGDKKTRSGVLRFVVLDGLGKPGRLEGPDPSLLAAAYSSIAADAPKNGGSVLL; encoded by the coding sequence GTGTCCGAACCGGTGCGCATCACCGTCGCCACCGCCCGCCCCTACGACGTCGTGGTCGGGCGCGGCCTGCTCGGCGAGCTCACCGCGCAGCTGGCCGACGCCTCCAAGATCGCGCTGATCCACCCGCCGACGCTGACCACCACCGCCGAGGCCATCCGCGAGGAGCTGGTCGCGGCCGGCCTCGACGCGCACCGCGTGGAGATCCCGGACGCCGAGGACGGCAAGGCCCTCACCGTCGCGAGCTTCTGCTGGGAGGTGCTCGGCCGGATGGGGCTGGACCGGCGCGGTGTCGTCGTCGGCCTCGGCGGCGGCGCGGTCACCGACCTCGCCGGGTTCGTCGCGGGCACCTGGATGCGCGGCGTCCGGCTGGTCAACGTGCCGACGACGCTGCTGGGCATGGTCGACGCCGCCGTCGGCGGCAAGACCGGTATCAACACCGAGGCCGGCAAGAACCTCGTCGGGGTGTTCCACGAGCCGAGCGCGGTGTTCGTCGACCTGGCGACGCTGGAGACGCTGCCGCCGAACGAGCTGGTCGCCGGGATGGCGGAGGTCGTCAAGACCGGCTTCATCGCCGACCCGCGGATCCTCGAGCTGATCGAGGCCGACCCGGCAGCGGCGCTCGACGCGACGGGCGACGTGCTGGCCGAGCTGGTCCGCCGGTCCATCCAGGTCAAGGCCGACGTCGTGGCCGCCGACCTGCGCGAGTCCGACCTGCGCGAGATCCTCAACTACGGCCACACGCTCGGTCACGCCATCGAACGCCGCGAGCGGTACCGGTGGCGCCACGGCGCCGCGGTGAGCGTCGGCCTGGTGTTCGCCGCCGAGCTGGCCCGGCTGGCCGGGCGGCTCGACGACGCCACGGCGGAGCGGCACGCGGCCGTCCTGAAGCTGCTCGGGCTGCCGACGACGTACGACGCCGACGCGCTGTCCCAGCTGCTGGAAACCATGAAGGGCGACAAGAAAACCCGCTCCGGCGTGCTGCGGTTCGTCGTCCTCGACGGCCTCGGCAAACCCGGAAGGCTCGAGGGCCCGGATCCTTCACTGCTCGCGGCCGCGTACTCGTCGATCGCCGCCGACGCTCCGAAGAACGGCGGGAGTGTGCTGCTGTGA
- the aroQ gene encoding type II 3-dehydroquinate dehydratase: MKAFVFNGPNLGRLGKREPSVYGSTTHDDLAALCVKAGEELGIEVEVRQTDHEGELVGWLHEAADGGNPVVLNAGAWTHYSIAVRDAAAQLSAPLIELHISNVHKREEFRHHSVLSDIATAVIAGLGVDGYPLALRWLAAHPA; this comes from the coding sequence GTGAAGGCGTTCGTGTTCAACGGCCCCAACCTGGGGCGGCTGGGCAAGCGCGAGCCGTCGGTCTACGGCTCGACCACCCACGACGACCTCGCCGCGCTGTGCGTGAAAGCCGGCGAGGAACTCGGGATCGAGGTCGAGGTCCGGCAGACCGACCACGAAGGCGAACTGGTCGGCTGGCTGCACGAAGCCGCCGACGGCGGCAACCCGGTGGTCCTCAACGCCGGCGCTTGGACGCACTACTCGATCGCGGTGCGCGACGCCGCCGCCCAGCTGTCCGCGCCGCTGATCGAGCTGCACATCTCGAACGTCCACAAGCGCGAGGAGTTCCGGCACCACAGCGTGCTGTCGGACATCGCGACGGCGGTGATCGCGGGCCTCGGCGTCGACGGCTACCCGTTGGCGTTGCGCTGGCTCGCCGCCCACCCGGCATGA
- a CDS encoding GNAT family N-acetyltransferase — translation MSLPTLTTARLTLRPLVEADRESVVKVFSDPEMSRYFAADFSDPAAASGMVDRRLAYDGPAGQGHWVIERDGEVIGVAHLRPSSELPGGVPELGYYVASAHAGQGLASEAARAVLDHGLDGLGLPAVWALVHENNAASRKVAGRLGFLDVGSGVHYGDLHRVLVALPATHGRPHHIELWVPDLAAAERSWGWLLAELGWREFQRWPAGVSWRLGATYLVVEASPAMSAPNHERTRPGLNHLALHVDTRKQVDDLAARAPDHGWSPLFEDRYPHAGGDAHYAAYLENNAGFEVELVAIEGPPPKRN, via the coding sequence ATGAGCTTGCCGACGCTGACCACCGCGCGGCTCACCCTGCGGCCGCTGGTCGAAGCCGACCGCGAGAGCGTCGTGAAGGTGTTCTCCGACCCGGAGATGAGCCGCTACTTCGCCGCGGACTTCTCCGACCCGGCCGCGGCGAGCGGCATGGTGGACCGCCGCTTGGCCTACGACGGCCCGGCCGGCCAAGGCCACTGGGTGATCGAGCGCGACGGCGAGGTCATCGGCGTCGCGCACCTGCGCCCGTCGTCCGAACTGCCGGGCGGCGTGCCCGAGCTGGGCTACTACGTCGCGAGCGCGCACGCCGGACAGGGCCTCGCGTCCGAGGCCGCCCGCGCGGTGCTGGACCACGGGCTCGACGGCCTCGGCCTGCCCGCGGTCTGGGCGCTGGTGCACGAGAACAACGCGGCGAGCCGGAAAGTGGCCGGGCGCTTGGGTTTCCTCGACGTCGGCAGCGGCGTCCACTACGGCGACCTGCACCGCGTGCTGGTCGCGCTGCCCGCCACCCACGGGCGCCCGCACCACATCGAACTGTGGGTACCGGACCTCGCGGCGGCCGAGCGGAGCTGGGGCTGGCTGCTGGCCGAACTGGGCTGGCGCGAGTTCCAGCGCTGGCCCGCCGGAGTCAGCTGGCGCCTGGGTGCCACCTACCTGGTGGTCGAGGCATCACCCGCCATGAGCGCGCCGAACCACGAGCGCACCCGCCCCGGCTTGAACCACCTGGCACTGCACGTGGACACCCGCAAGCAGGTAGACGACCTGGCGGCCCGCGCGCCCGACCACGGCTGGAGCCCGCTGTTCGAGGACCGCTACCCACACGCGGGCGGCGACGCCCACTACGCGGCCTACCTGGAGAACAACGCCGGTTTCGAGGTCGAACTGGTCGCGATCGAAGGCCCACCACCCAAACGAAACTGA
- a CDS encoding beta-xylosidase, giving the protein MIAAGGADAVYNYGPTVMLDRGQTRMWWCSQYGGAGPPGDDILYAQAQSMDGPFTGPGGGIPAAVFSGAPGNFDGMHTCDPSVLRVGSTYYLYYTGAAGDHALGNAVGLATSPDGVHWTRAAGGKPILGPSHDVHRANVYGAGQPSAVYLDGWFYLMFTDTTGRAAGWNGAGQFVLRSHDPAFAAGVQALDVGGFVPVASTATPRTRSVVDGFSADLMWAGALDAWVIAHETDDGTTLTFWTADFTEHPFQPVVIAGPWKEGPGLVRRSDGHAPLSTADPCDRVPFDVVRATAIGGAAAPTGLRHYGLDLLGSQACGNPGRVAATFDGVTMPSPERTMDLVRAGKRVRVDRRVVALSLAGELLDKAPPAVAVLPVAARLGSGAEAVQTPGRGFALVLDDHRLWRVPDGGVALNNGSPPHTVTTAQWDGYAPGPSLGG; this is encoded by the coding sequence GTGATCGCCGCCGGGGGCGCGGATGCCGTCTACAACTACGGGCCCACCGTGATGCTCGACCGCGGGCAGACTCGGATGTGGTGGTGCAGCCAGTACGGCGGCGCCGGCCCGCCCGGCGACGACATCCTCTACGCCCAGGCGCAGTCCATGGACGGCCCGTTCACCGGGCCCGGCGGCGGCATCCCGGCCGCCGTCTTCTCCGGCGCGCCCGGGAACTTCGACGGCATGCACACCTGCGACCCGTCGGTGCTGCGCGTCGGCTCGACGTACTACCTCTACTACACCGGCGCGGCGGGCGACCACGCGCTTGGCAACGCCGTCGGGCTCGCGACCAGCCCCGACGGCGTCCACTGGACCCGCGCGGCCGGCGGGAAGCCGATCCTCGGGCCGTCGCACGACGTGCACCGCGCCAACGTCTACGGCGCCGGCCAGCCCTCGGCCGTCTACCTCGACGGCTGGTTCTACTTGATGTTCACCGACACCACCGGCCGCGCGGCGGGCTGGAACGGCGCCGGGCAGTTCGTGCTCCGCTCGCACGACCCGGCGTTCGCCGCCGGGGTGCAGGCGCTCGACGTCGGCGGGTTCGTGCCGGTGGCGTCGACCGCCACCCCGCGCACGCGCTCGGTGGTCGACGGCTTCAGCGCGGACCTGATGTGGGCCGGCGCGCTCGACGCGTGGGTCATCGCGCACGAGACCGACGACGGCACCACGCTCACGTTCTGGACGGCCGACTTCACCGAGCACCCGTTCCAGCCGGTCGTGATCGCCGGGCCGTGGAAGGAAGGGCCGGGCCTGGTCCGCCGCTCGGACGGTCACGCGCCGTTGTCGACGGCCGACCCGTGCGACCGGGTGCCGTTCGACGTCGTGCGCGCCACCGCGATCGGCGGGGCGGCCGCGCCGACCGGCCTGCGGCACTACGGCCTCGACCTGCTCGGCAGCCAGGCCTGCGGGAACCCCGGCCGGGTGGCCGCGACGTTCGACGGCGTCACCATGCCGTCCCCGGAACGGACGATGGACCTGGTCCGGGCCGGCAAGCGGGTGCGGGTCGACCGGCGCGTGGTGGCGCTTTCGCTGGCCGGCGAGCTGCTGGACAAGGCGCCGCCCGCGGTGGCGGTGCTGCCGGTCGCGGCGCGGCTCGGCTCGGGCGCCGAAGCGGTGCAGACACCGGGACGCGGGTTCGCGCTGGTCCTCGACGACCACCGCCTGTGGCGGGTACCGGACGGCGGCGTGGCGCTGAACAACGGCTCACCACCGCACACCGTCACGACGGCGCAGTGGGACGGCTACGCGCCGGGCCCCTCACTCGGCGGCTGA
- a CDS encoding Xaa-Pro peptidase family protein, whose product MPETHGRRRAALRDSLTDAGLDALLVTDLLNIRYLTGFTGSNAAVLLYAGGDGKTLFCTDGRYTTQAAAEVPDLETVVDRASAAALVKGVAKDWKVGFESQHVSVEEYEDLRKHVELTRTPGLVERLRLVKDEAEVEALRQACAAADRALDDLVATGGLRPGRTELDVARDLENRMLEHGSTGPSFASIVATGAHSAIPHHRPTHAELKRGDFLKLDFGATVDGYHSDMTRTFVLGEPADWQREVYDLVHTAQAAGAAAVAPGAEVSEVDAAARKVIADAGHREHFAHGLGHGVGLQIHEAPSLAATGVGTLSAGMAVTVEPGVYLAGRGGVRIEDTLVVRAGEPELLTLSTKNLVVV is encoded by the coding sequence GTGCCTGAAACCCATGGACGCCGCCGCGCGGCGCTGCGGGACTCGCTCACCGACGCGGGCCTCGACGCGCTGCTGGTCACCGACCTGCTGAACATCCGCTACCTCACCGGGTTCACCGGCTCGAACGCCGCCGTGCTGCTGTACGCGGGCGGCGACGGCAAGACGCTCTTCTGCACCGACGGCCGCTACACCACCCAGGCCGCCGCCGAGGTGCCCGACCTCGAGACGGTCGTCGACCGGGCCAGTGCCGCCGCGCTCGTCAAGGGCGTCGCCAAGGACTGGAAGGTCGGCTTCGAGAGCCAGCACGTGAGCGTCGAAGAGTACGAAGACCTCCGGAAGCACGTCGAGCTGACGAGGACCCCCGGCCTGGTCGAGCGGCTGCGGCTGGTCAAGGACGAAGCCGAGGTCGAGGCGCTGCGGCAGGCGTGCGCCGCGGCCGATCGCGCGCTCGACGACCTGGTGGCCACCGGCGGCCTGCGGCCCGGGCGGACCGAGCTGGACGTGGCCCGCGACCTGGAGAACCGGATGCTGGAGCACGGCTCGACCGGGCCGAGCTTCGCCTCGATCGTGGCCACCGGCGCGCACTCGGCCATCCCGCACCACCGGCCCACCCACGCCGAGCTGAAGCGCGGCGACTTCCTGAAGCTGGACTTCGGCGCCACCGTCGACGGCTACCACTCGGACATGACCCGCACCTTCGTCCTCGGCGAGCCCGCGGACTGGCAGCGGGAGGTCTACGACCTCGTGCACACCGCGCAGGCGGCCGGGGCCGCCGCCGTCGCGCCGGGCGCCGAGGTGTCCGAAGTGGACGCCGCGGCGCGGAAGGTGATCGCGGACGCGGGTCACCGCGAGCACTTCGCGCACGGCCTCGGACACGGCGTCGGCCTGCAGATCCACGAGGCGCCCAGTCTCGCCGCCACGGGCGTCGGTACACTGTCCGCCGGTATGGCGGTCACCGTCGAACCCGGCGTCTACCTCGCGGGGCGCGGTGGCGTGCGCATCGAGGACACGCTCGTCGTGCGGGCTGGGGAACCCGAACTCCTCACCCTGAGCACCAAGAACCTCGTGGTCGTCTGA